The Oncorhynchus mykiss isolate Arlee chromosome 10, USDA_OmykA_1.1, whole genome shotgun sequence nucleotide sequence GGACCAAGCAGAGGAAACACCTACAACGCACCGTTATTTCCCCCCTACAGCGCCGTGGTTTTATAATAATAAaccgtttttttttcttctaaaaagCTCGATAAGCTATCGCTTTAAGTTTGCtattttttgtactttttttcTCAAGCCAGGAAAATAAGTCTGTAAACATGCTCCTTTTGTTTTGAGCGCTCTTTTTCAGTGTGGCTGTGCTCTTCCCACATCCTCGCGTTATTTTTTATCTCCATCGCGCCTTGCGGTAATGTGCCGCTCTGTGTTGGCAGCAGACTGCTAGGCGTCTGGAATCTCTTCTCGCCAGGAACCTGGTAGGTAGGTGATGCTCTTCCATTTTACCCAGTACAGGCAGCGTCATATGATATTTTGCATGCTTTTCTGAGActgctgccccccctcccccgatTTACGTCGGCTAAAGCTGGCGGTAAAGTGATCCAGGCGCTGTCGGATTGATTGTAACGGTTTATTTGTACTGTCCAGAGCCTTCCATGGATTGTTTCTGCATGACCTTTGGTCTCCGAGTGTCTCCGACAGACCAGACTAGCGATAATTAATGGAAGCCACAGCAGTCACACAAGGGCTCGTCAGTCGTCATCGGACGTACACTACTgtggtcctctctctgtctccctctctcgccctccctctctttctctaagtATCGAACATTTCTGTCTTTCCAAAGTTTGTTTACAGGCGGAGAATCGATAGCCGTGACTTGATTGCCTTTGGGCAGCCTATTTTGCTCCTGGGGTGAATTGATTAAGTAATAATGACTGCGAGCCGGGCCGATCATTGAGGCATGGACGGTTTTGTTTACTGGTGGCGGTGGGGTGCTTTTGGGATGGCACACCATGGCATGTTTTTTGTTTCCACCTACTATTTatcttatctatctatctatatctatattatcCATTTGTATGGATATTTGCTTCATATGAtcaggtaggctgtcattgtgttCAAACCGTTACTATTACATTTGTTTAATATTGTGATTTTAGAAAAATGATCTATTTTAGCTTTGTCCTCAAGTTGAATATTAATGAAACAGAAACGGTTAATCCATTATTTGGCATGGATTTCATCATTCAGGAATTTCATTTTGTGGTAGAGGAGATGTATGCACAATTACTGCTTGCTGGGCAGTTGtatacatgttctctctctgtgcttccaCTGTTCCTGTGTGGATATTTATCATTCATTTTGGGAGCTAGCTGTTGGGTTGTACCATGGAAGACACTCAAAATGCTTCAGTGTTTACCCGCAATGGATTGGCTTTGGCAATTAAACAAAGAATGAAAGAGCCTGCAAAAGttaatggagggagggggaaagagagaagtgTCTAATGGGGCTTTTATCAGTGGAAACCAATTCCAGacagactgggggagagagagagagagagggagggagggagcgaagaGAGGAAATGGACTCTCCCCCCTAAGGCACTTGACACTACGGTTGTCTGTGGAGGTCTGTCTGTGGCTTCACGGGTTGGATTGAAATTCACCAGTGGTGGTCTCTCTCCGCTGTCATTGTAATAGAACCCGGGACCCATGAATGAATAGCAGGTGCTATTAAGAGGCCGAACGGGAGTGGGTTTACATGGGAGAGACCTTATGGCTTTAGAAGAGCATCAGTGATGGTGAAGATAATGTAAAATGTTGTCCCTCGTGAGGTGTTCAATGTGCACAGTGTTTTGGAGACTGTAGAGCATCAGGATAATGTCAGGGATTTTGTGTTGACGTTCCAGAGTAGTTAGTTTCAGTGAGCATGGATGATGCTTTTTGGTTGAATATTGTGCTTATATTGTTAAAGTGACTGGTGTCGTTTATATCCCATCCATATGTATTTGTTTATCCTCTGCCAGAATATACCATAAATACATAATTGATAAGACTTATTTCAATATATCCAGGAATCCTTTGACAACCGTATTAAGAAAAATCTCTTGATATTCTCTCTGACACGAAGCTAGTGCTGTCTTCTCCAGCATGCTAATTCCTGTATCCCGTTATGACATGTTGGTGTGTCACAGCTATTATATTATTGTCACCAGATAAGGATCTGCTCCAATAGTTTGAGATGCGTTTCATTATTAAAATAGTCCGAAAAAAGAAAATGAATGACATGCCAGCTGATTCGTCAAACGCCTTTTATCAGCTTTTTATCTCATGGATAAACTTGGAGAGAAAATGGAAATTGATTAGGCTGAGgatgttgttttcctgttgtgTCTGTAATTGTTTGTTCTTTGTGTTCTAGTGCTGGAGGAGACAGAAGCAGGATGGTAACATATTGTTGGTGGTAACCAGCAGCTTCTAGTTTGACGAAGGCCACCGTTGACGGCGACCCCGGACTCTTCCCCAGTGAACCCTGCTCAACCGCCCCCCAGCCATGTCTAATATAAACAATGCTCTCTGCATTGAGAACGGACAGAACGCAGACGTGTCTCTCTTACAAAAGGATAACCTTCAGAACCTGCAGAACCTGCAGAACTTGCAGAACCTCCAGGATGGTGGATTAAGCCAACTTTTGGATTATAACGCCGAGATGGAACGGTACCGCTCTTTCGCAAACTTTTACAAAACCAACGGCGCGTTCGGCCAGACGGCCAAGATCGCCCGCATCACGACCCCCATTTTCCCCAGTGCCCGGATAGGCATGTCCCCGTGGAACTGCGATAACGCCATGCTCTGGGGGAGGAAATCGGCGACAATAAACCCTAATAGGACCAGCATGCACAGGAATGACTCCCAGAGGCCGGGGAAGCATGGCGTGCCGCCAGAAACGCTACAGCAAATGGCAAATAATAATTTCCTCTCTACCTTATCCCCCGAACACTGCAGACCTTTAGCGGGAGAATGCATGAACAAGCTGAAATGCGGCGCCGGCGAAGCAGAGATAATGAATCTCCAGGAACGTGTCGGAACTTTTTCCGCCATTCCGGCTTTAGGGGGCATCTCATTACCTCCCGGGGTCATCGTCATGACAGCCCTTCACTCCCCCGCAGCCTCGGCAGCCGTTACAGACAGTGCGTTTCAAATTGCCAATCTGGCAGACTGCCCACAGAATAATTCCTCGGCGTCCGGCGGGAACCCGGCGAAGAAGAAAAGGAAGCGGTGCGGGGTGTGTGCGCCCTGCCGGCGGCTAATCAACTGCGGCGTGTGCAGCAGTTGTC carries:
- the LOC110498627 gene encoding CXXC-type zinc finger protein 4 isoform X1, with product MSNINNALCIENGQNADVSLLQKDNLQNLQNLQNLQNLQDGGLSQLLDYNAEMERYRSFANFYKTNGAFGQTAKIARITTPIFPSARIGMSPWNCDNAMLWGRKSATINPNRTSMHRNDSQRPGKHGVPPETLQQMANNNFLSTLSPEHCRPLAGECMNKLKCGAGEAEIMNLQERVGTFSAIPALGGISLPPGVIVMTALHSPAASAAVTDSAFQIANLADCPQNNSSASGGNPAKKKRKRCGVCAPCRRLINCGVCSSCRNRKTGHQICKFRKCEELKKKPGSSLEVGPCFPRLVPDLLTKTLGVGYTAWDQRTPVNNGEAFRWFF
- the LOC110498627 gene encoding CXXC-type zinc finger protein 4 isoform X3, with translation MSNINNALCIENGQNADVSLLQKDNLQNLQNLQNLQNLQDGGLSQLLDYNAEMERYRSFANFYKTNGAFGQTAKIARITTPIFPSARIGMSPWNCDNAMLWGRKSATINPNRTSMHRNDSQRPGKHGVPPETLQQMANNNFLSTLSPEHCRPLAGECMNKLKCGAGEAEIMNLQERVGTFSAIPALGGISLPPGVIVMTALHSPAASAAVTDSAFQIANLADCPQNNSSASGGNPAKKKRKRCGVCAPCRRLINCGVCSSCRNRKTGHQICKFRKCEELKKKPGSSLELYCLQPF
- the LOC110498627 gene encoding CXXC-type zinc finger protein 4 isoform X2, whose product is MSNINNALCIENGQNADVSLLQKDNLQNLQNLQNLQNLQDGGLSQLLDYNAEMERYRSFANFYKTNGAFGQTAKIARITTPIFPSARIGMSPWNCDNAMLWGRKSATINPNRTSMHRNDSQRPGKHGVPPETLQQMANNNFLSTLSPEHCRPLAGECMNKLKCGAGEAEIMNLQERVGTFSAIPALGGISLPPGVIVMTALHSPAASAAVTDSAFQIANLADCPQNNSSASGGNPAKKKRKRCGVCAPCRRLINCGVCSSCRNRKTGHQICKFRKCEELKKKPGSSLERTPVNNGEAFRWFF